The proteins below come from a single Elusimicrobiaceae bacterium genomic window:
- the dprA gene encoding DNA-processing protein DprA, producing MSISTQERLARIRINAFLYFRADWLKRLIDIFGSAQEILKQDAHSLAEQAQMNPSTAAHFLKEAFSINPEEELEKTEKYGGRILVPEDEEYPQSLRDCKEAPIALYVLGDLPTHKAYIGMVGTRKITAYGRRVANTLSTDLTQAGAVVVSGLARGIDSECHAAAVRLQKPTIAVIGTGIGRCYPAENRDLARAILQHGGALVSELPFNKPPHAFHFPRRNRIIAALSELLVVVEGEVKSGALITAKLALEMGKDVLAVPGPIDSPQSAGPNNLIKDGAGVVTSVKDIIDYIPSPQLFDLQLLQQSQQAQPVDDALPPEQQKIMHFISTAEVSTDQIVEATGLSVQEAAGALFELEVKGLLCCKAGLYSKSKF from the coding sequence ATGAGCATCTCCACGCAAGAGCGCTTAGCACGCATTCGTATAAATGCTTTTCTGTATTTTCGGGCCGATTGGTTAAAAAGACTCATTGATATTTTTGGCTCTGCTCAAGAAATTTTAAAACAAGATGCACATTCTTTGGCAGAACAAGCCCAAATGAACCCTTCCACCGCCGCTCACTTTCTTAAAGAAGCTTTTTCTATTAATCCGGAAGAAGAACTGGAAAAAACCGAAAAATACGGGGGACGGATTTTAGTACCGGAAGACGAAGAATATCCGCAAAGTTTGCGCGATTGTAAAGAAGCCCCCATTGCTTTATATGTTTTAGGGGATTTGCCTACTCATAAAGCCTATATCGGTATGGTGGGTACTCGTAAAATTACGGCTTACGGGCGCAGGGTAGCCAATACACTTTCTACAGATTTAACACAAGCCGGAGCCGTTGTCGTCAGCGGTTTGGCACGCGGAATAGACAGTGAATGTCACGCAGCCGCCGTTCGCCTTCAAAAACCGACGATTGCTGTCATCGGCACAGGCATTGGAAGATGCTATCCTGCGGAAAATAGAGACTTGGCTCGAGCTATTTTACAACATGGAGGAGCCCTTGTTTCAGAATTGCCTTTTAACAAACCTCCCCACGCTTTTCACTTTCCGCGCAGAAACCGTATTATTGCTGCTTTGTCAGAGTTGCTAGTCGTAGTAGAGGGTGAAGTAAAATCCGGCGCACTGATTACGGCTAAACTGGCTTTGGAAATGGGCAAAGATGTTTTGGCTGTACCCGGCCCGATAGATAGCCCGCAAAGTGCCGGTCCTAATAATCTGATAAAAGATGGGGCAGGTGTTGTCACCTCAGTAAAAGATATAATAGACTATATACCGAGCCCACAACTTTTTGATTTGCAGTTGTTGCAACAGAGCCAACAAGCCCAACCGGTAGATGATGCTTTGCCGCCTGAGCAACAAAAGATTATGCATTTCATCTCAACGGCGGAAGTATCCACCGACCAAATAGTAGAAGCGACGGGGCTTTCGGTACAAGAAGCGGCTGGGGCTTTGTTTGAGTTGGAAGTCAAAGGACTGCTCTGCTGCAAGGCAGGGCTGTACAGTAAAAGCAAATTTTAA
- the topA gene encoding type I DNA topoisomerase gives MATTNNFKGKKLVIVESPTKQKTISKILGSDFLVRSSFGHVRDLPSRDLGVDIDNQFKPTYQPVERAKRLIKDLEVVAKNAPEIYLATDPDREGEAIAWHLVELLKLPKERYHRIFFHEITPAAIKESFDHARKIDENLVNAQQARRILDRIVGYKLSPLLSRKITSGLSAGRVQSVTVRLLAERAKEIAEFTEKPYWSMKAQFEKPNAQPLFWARLLKWEGKNVEQTTTYHLFAEDYKVKNTVFDAPEKLAPVNALLRQGPCTVEKIEKKAVKQKPKPPFITSSMQQDAYNKLGFPSQKTMMTAQHLYEGIEIAGQTVGLITYMRTDSFNVSKLLQEQTKKFIAGKYGEDFVPKTPNIYKSKVKGAQEAHESIHPTDVNRTPQSMKPFLTADQYKLYELIWLRFVASQMTEAVFNTVTVDIAAGEKKDCILRAGGRTVKFSGYLSIYKDEDETENENEETALLPELAQGDQLTLKEITTKDHKTTPPPYYNEASLIKTLEKHGIGRPSTYAPTIKNILDRKYIARQPKSNKLVATELGITVTESLKEFFKEIMALSYTAGVEEQLDEVAEGGQKWVDLLGQFYTSFKQELDQADKSMLRPAARETDEKCPLCGKAMLLKTSRFGQYLSCSDSTCKGKINLNKEGEKVQPQTTNEVCDKCGAPMVIRTGRRGKFMACSAYPNCKNTYSIDEEGNKVASSGPIVTEHVCDKCGKKMVLRNSKRGYFLGCGGYPKCKNIVTISNEEIEKIKTAHEKQAA, from the coding sequence ATGGCAACAACAAACAATTTTAAAGGGAAAAAACTCGTTATTGTAGAGTCTCCCACCAAACAAAAAACGATTAGTAAAATTTTAGGATCAGATTTTTTGGTTCGAAGCTCCTTTGGGCACGTGAGGGATTTGCCTTCTCGCGATTTAGGGGTAGATATTGATAATCAGTTTAAACCCACCTATCAGCCTGTGGAAAGAGCCAAACGTTTAATCAAAGATTTGGAAGTCGTTGCTAAAAATGCTCCCGAAATTTACTTGGCCACTGACCCTGACCGCGAGGGCGAAGCCATCGCGTGGCACTTGGTAGAACTTTTAAAACTTCCCAAAGAAAGATACCATCGTATTTTCTTTCACGAAATTACCCCCGCCGCCATCAAAGAATCTTTTGATCATGCGCGTAAAATCGATGAAAATTTGGTCAATGCTCAGCAGGCTCGCCGTATCTTAGACCGCATTGTAGGCTACAAACTTTCACCGTTATTGTCACGCAAAATCACCTCCGGTCTTTCTGCCGGACGTGTACAGTCGGTGACGGTACGCCTGTTGGCGGAACGTGCCAAAGAAATTGCCGAATTTACCGAAAAACCTTATTGGAGCATGAAAGCGCAGTTTGAAAAACCTAATGCACAACCGCTTTTTTGGGCACGTTTGTTGAAATGGGAAGGCAAAAATGTAGAACAAACCACTACCTATCATCTTTTTGCGGAAGATTATAAGGTAAAAAATACCGTTTTTGATGCACCGGAAAAATTGGCTCCGGTTAATGCACTATTGAGGCAAGGACCCTGTACGGTAGAAAAAATCGAGAAAAAAGCGGTTAAACAAAAACCTAAACCGCCTTTTATCACCAGCTCCATGCAACAAGATGCTTACAACAAATTGGGTTTCCCTTCTCAAAAAACCATGATGACGGCTCAACACTTATACGAAGGTATTGAAATTGCCGGCCAAACCGTAGGTTTGATTACCTATATGAGAACGGACTCTTTTAACGTTTCTAAACTTTTGCAAGAACAAACCAAAAAATTTATTGCCGGGAAATATGGTGAAGACTTCGTGCCAAAAACGCCAAACATATATAAAAGTAAGGTTAAAGGCGCCCAAGAAGCCCACGAATCTATTCACCCTACTGACGTAAACCGCACACCGCAAAGCATGAAACCGTTTTTAACGGCAGATCAATACAAACTTTACGAACTGATTTGGTTGCGCTTTGTGGCCAGCCAAATGACTGAAGCGGTATTTAATACCGTCACGGTAGATATTGCCGCCGGCGAAAAGAAAGATTGTATTTTGCGTGCAGGAGGAAGAACCGTTAAATTTTCGGGATATTTATCCATTTACAAAGACGAAGACGAAACTGAAAATGAAAATGAAGAAACCGCTCTTTTACCCGAACTTGCACAGGGTGATCAGTTAACTCTTAAAGAAATCACCACCAAAGATCATAAAACCACTCCCCCTCCGTATTATAACGAGGCCAGTTTGATTAAGACTTTGGAAAAACACGGTATCGGCCGCCCTTCCACTTATGCACCGACCATTAAAAATATTTTGGACCGCAAATATATTGCGCGCCAACCCAAATCCAACAAATTGGTCGCTACCGAATTGGGCATTACCGTCACGGAAAGTTTAAAAGAATTTTTTAAAGAAATTATGGCTCTTTCCTATACAGCCGGCGTAGAGGAACAATTGGACGAAGTGGCCGAAGGCGGCCAAAAGTGGGTGGATCTTTTGGGTCAGTTTTATACCTCTTTTAAACAAGAATTAGACCAAGCAGATAAAAGTATGCTTCGCCCTGCCGCCAGAGAAACCGATGAAAAATGTCCTCTTTGCGGCAAAGCGATGCTTTTAAAAACCAGCCGTTTCGGGCAGTATTTATCTTGCTCGGACAGTACCTGTAAAGGAAAAATAAATTTAAATAAAGAGGGCGAAAAAGTGCAACCGCAAACTACCAACGAAGTGTGTGATAAATGCGGTGCCCCGATGGTTATACGCACAGGACGCAGAGGTAAGTTTATGGCCTGCTCTGCTTATCCTAACTGTAAAAATACTTATTCCATAGACGAAGAAGGAAATAAGGTGGCTTCCTCCGGTCCTATCGTCACGGAACACGTATGCGATAAATGCGGTAAAAAAATGGTCTTGCGCAACTCTAAGCGCGGTTATTTCTTGGGTTGTGGCGGATATCCGAAATGCAAAAATATCGTCACGATATCCAATGAGGAAATAGAAAAAATTAAGACCGCACATGAAAAACAAGCCGCTTAG
- a CDS encoding YifB family Mg chelatase-like AAA ATPase, translating to MLASIQTCALKGIDGFEVTAEVDISSGMPTFSVVGLPDAEVKESKDRVIAAIRNSGFDFPLKRITVNLSPAELRKSGTQFDLAIAVGILAASQSLSEKAVEKAKQLLFLGELALDGSLRPCAGVLPMLISAKNTGKTVVVPPANILEAQTSTVSFITPRTLRDLADWLEEKKEDESVKISFIPQQEEAFCSSLDFCDVKGQAVAKRALEIAAAGGHNVLMIGLPGTGKSMLAKRFPGILPPLCEEEILEITKIYSVCNLIGKTKKLTQRPFRDPHHTISDVALIGGGSSPKPGEVSLAHNGVLFLDEFAEFSRTTLEVLRQPLENGSVTISRAKETVSYPARFTLIAAMNPCPCGNLGNPYKPCTCSPVQINRYQSKISGPLLDRIDLTVNLNPVQYGDWNKPSEGETTAQIRSRVIVARKIQQKRFQGTSTTANAFMTQKQIKEFCPLPAGADRILETAMRKFGLSARSLDKVLKTARTIADLEGKENIENQHLIEVLQYRPLDRKGVPDL from the coding sequence ATGTTAGCCAGCATCCAAACATGCGCCTTAAAAGGCATAGACGGATTTGAAGTGACGGCAGAGGTGGACATTTCTTCGGGAATGCCCACCTTCTCCGTGGTAGGATTGCCGGATGCGGAAGTAAAAGAAAGCAAAGACCGCGTAATTGCGGCTATCCGCAACAGTGGCTTTGATTTTCCTTTAAAAAGAATTACAGTTAATTTAAGCCCTGCTGAACTTCGTAAAAGCGGTACTCAGTTTGATTTAGCCATTGCCGTCGGTATTTTGGCAGCTTCGCAATCTTTATCAGAAAAAGCGGTAGAAAAGGCTAAACAACTGCTCTTTTTGGGGGAGTTGGCGCTGGACGGCTCTTTGCGCCCTTGCGCAGGGGTGCTGCCCATGCTTATATCTGCTAAAAATACGGGCAAAACCGTAGTAGTTCCCCCCGCCAATATTTTAGAAGCCCAAACTTCCACTGTTTCTTTTATCACACCGCGCACTCTGCGAGATTTGGCCGATTGGCTGGAAGAAAAAAAAGAGGACGAAAGCGTTAAAATATCTTTTATACCGCAACAAGAAGAAGCCTTTTGCTCTTCATTGGATTTTTGTGACGTTAAAGGCCAAGCCGTAGCCAAACGAGCCTTGGAAATAGCAGCTGCCGGCGGACATAATGTGCTGATGATCGGTTTACCCGGAACAGGGAAAAGTATGCTGGCCAAGAGATTTCCGGGCATTTTACCTCCTCTTTGTGAAGAAGAAATTTTAGAAATTACCAAAATTTATTCCGTTTGCAATTTAATCGGGAAAACAAAAAAATTAACCCAACGCCCTTTCAGAGATCCGCATCATACCATTTCCGACGTGGCCCTTATCGGCGGAGGAAGCAGCCCTAAACCCGGCGAAGTGTCATTGGCCCATAACGGCGTTTTGTTTTTAGACGAATTTGCAGAGTTTTCCCGCACCACATTAGAGGTGCTGCGCCAACCTCTGGAAAATGGAAGTGTCACTATTTCTCGCGCCAAAGAAACGGTCTCTTATCCGGCACGTTTTACACTGATAGCTGCCATGAACCCTTGCCCTTGCGGTAATTTGGGAAATCCATACAAGCCCTGCACTTGTTCACCGGTGCAAATCAACCGCTATCAATCCAAAATTTCTGGGCCTTTATTGGACCGTATTGATTTAACAGTTAATTTAAACCCCGTTCAATACGGAGATTGGAACAAACCCAGCGAAGGAGAAACCACCGCTCAAATTCGCTCTCGTGTAATAGTGGCCCGAAAAATACAACAGAAGCGGTTTCAAGGCACCTCTACCACCGCCAATGCTTTTATGACACAAAAGCAAATTAAAGAATTTTGCCCCTTGCCGGCAGGAGCGGACCGTATTTTGGAAACGGCAATGCGTAAATTTGGCCTTAGCGCACGCAGTTTGGATAAAGTGCTCAAAACCGCCCGCACCATTGCCGATTTGGAAGGAAAAGAAAATATAGAAAATCAACATTTAATTGAAGTTCTGCAATACAGACCCTTAGACAGAAAGGGGGTGCCTGACTTATGA